The DNA sequence AATATAACGACAAAGTCAAAATCTTCTTTTGCGCCATCAACTAGTAATACTTATGCATTGCGAACAATGAAGAAAAGTGAAGATGTCATATAAAAGGGAATGGAAAGCTTTATTTCCAGGTatctggagaaagaaaaaacaaaggaaattatGTATGTAGCGGCATACCCAAGCTTGTAAAGCCCGGCTCAATCCTAGCACGATCTAACAGGGTATTGACGACTTCATTTTTGTTCATATACAACCGCAGACACCTTTCAACCAAATTCTGGACCTACAATGTTCATTATATTACCAAAGCAAAATAATGTAATTAAGTTTCATCTTTGGAACAAAAATCACACTCACAGCTCAAACAAGTAAAAAAATGTCTTACAACTTCAATATCTTCACGCGTGACTTTTGTACTCTTGTTGCTGGAAATAGATACTGAACCAGAGTCCACCGTAGGAACCTCACTGACGCCATTTTGTTGGTCATTACGGGGGAATTGCTTCTCCGTCGATTTCTCTTTATCCTGTGAAAGTCCTCTTGCTTAGGGATACGAAGCTCAAAGAAGTAAACAAGACTCGCGAAATAAATGTATTGTTTTGAACTCATCGAAATGTGAGGCTATCGAGGAGGGGGAAACAATTCAGTTGTATGGTTTATGGCAACAAACAGCTAAGAGATTTTCATACAACAACACTGGCTTAGAGAAATTGGGGTGCTATCATTGTCTGTCAGATTAATAAAATCAACGATGACTCGCAGATTGAGAATACATATAAAAGATGCTAAAACCTGCAATATCTTCATTTCACTTCAATGCACCTAAACTCCGAGCTTTTGTTTGGCTCGAGATCTTCCGTTCAACTTTCTATGATGGCTAAACCAGAGAGACCAATGAATCCAATCATGACCTGAAATATCataaaaattgtgtaaaaaaggATGAACAATTGGAATGTCGAATATGCAAGACGGGCAAATTTTCATCTAATAAGATTAGTATAACATGCCAAACAAGGAAATGGATTGATGTAACCACTTCCAATCATCCATTTATGTGAAACGAAcaactttgtttttctgtttctgCAATTAATTGATAAAGTACAATTCCTTCTCGTTTTCCCATCAACTCTCGGCATCTACACAGAGCACAAATCTCAGAAACCAACAACCAATGATCACTTCCCCCTGAACCCTTGTTTGGTTGCCAAGAAAATCCAAGAAATTCCATTCCTTTCTTCTTACccttttctcagcaaccaaacaagcaTCAAAATTTATGATACGAAAACTGAAAGGAAGCATCTTGAAGCAAAAACAAGGAGAAAaataacccagaaaaaaaaaatcgtgtggggggaggaaaaaacaaaaaggtttgGAGTTACCATAAAATGGAAGGCTTTGGAGGAGGAGGACTGCTACTGCTAGGGTTTCCAGATGCAGGCAAGTAGGCTGCAGGGTTTACTGAAACGTTGGTGTTAATAGAGATCAAGCAGTAGAAATTTTAAACCAAGTGGGAAGGGAAACAGAGTGAAAACGTCGGTCGCAGGCaggtggtgttttgttttttttattagtgcATCGTTATTTTTACAGGCAGGTGGTGTTTTGGCTTTTTTTAGtgcatcgatatttttacattatcGAAAGGAGTTCGGTTAAGCCATACAATAAGaaacctaatttgatatcgaatttaTCATCgacaagattcgaacctaagaactctcactttcaagtgaagatgaatactaccAGATCCGCAGTACTGAGTGGCAAAATGACAGGTGGTGTTTTGTAGTTTTTGTGGTTTTGTGGGGGTGAAATTTTGAGTAAAGCTGCTTGTACCCTGTGCTGTTGATGTTGTACGTGGCTTGGCCCCTTCtgttttcattttgtgttttgGTGACAATGTTTGGTGTTTCATTTGACCTAGTTGTGGTTTTCACCTTCATTTTCTAGTTACAATTATTTTgacaaacaataataatattctacattaaatttatttaaattacagAAGAGAGATATGACCTTAGAACTTTAGATGCAAAAATGAATACTCTTAACTAATTGAATTACAGAGTATTTACCAAATGAAATTTGGTTTACAGTTGGAAGAGTGCATACTAACCTACGCTTGAAATTATAATACGACTAAATGTTAATGTTTTATTGATATTTAATTATCTTATTTCTTAaaaatgtaatatatatatatatatatatatatatatatatataaaatgtaatttaatcatttaaaatttgagaatgTTTGCAATGTAACACTTATCCACATTATTGGCAAGAGTTGGTCTTTTTCTTGCCAACCCAATTGCATATAAAATTTGTGTGTACCATATgttgaaaaaacaaattaaagaactAAAGAAATATGGTAgttgcatattttcttaattaaactaaatttCCACCCACTAAACGGAACACAGTTGTAGTACCTTTGTTAAAAGTTAATATGCGTGTTGAGAATCGAACTCAAGACCTATTTCGATTATAATTTTAGTTCTTCCATTTGGCGTAACGGTTCTCTTACATTTAGAATGTATGGCGTCCATCTAGCGTAAACCTTACGCCGACTTAACCCTAGTTAGTCTTCCATTTAGCGTAACGGTTCTTTTACATCTAGAATATGCGGCGTCTATCTAGCGTAAATCTTACGCCGAGGTTAAAACTTAACCCTAGTTAGTCTTCTTGGGTTAAATCAAACCACTATATAATCTAAACAATACTAGAGCCTAGATGCACCAAAACGCATTCCTACTTTttccctaaaaattttcaatttttaaatctGCAATTAAGAAATTTCTCTAGGGGCTAATGGGTCAGTGTCAGTGTACCTGGCGTTGATGGTCGTCTCAGATTCTAACTCCTTCAAGTCAGACTCGTCCTCTTCCTTCTTTGTGGGTAATCACTTTTTCTTGTCAATTTTCGTTTTTGCTTAAGCGCTTTTCtggttttgttcaattttgtcAATTGGCACAGAGCTAGGGTTTGTAAGACTTTCCGAAATTTTGAAAGTGCTAAATTTCAGACCTTTCCCACCCAAAATATTGGTTTATATCAGAAGTTCGGGCGGTGTTACTGAAACCCTAAAAGCTCTGTTTCTGTGAACCCACACAGAAATCTTGTAAGCTTTGAGTGTTCTGATTTGGTAAATTCTGATCATTATTTTGTTGGGGACTTTTTCCTCCAAGTGGGTTTTGGGGATATTttgaagggttttttttttttttttttttttttttctctcgaaAAGTTGgcttttttatttgttgcatTTTGTTCATAATGTGACATGTTGTATGCATTTAGTGAAGCTTCATTAAGGTAATTTCTTGTAATAATGTGCAATGGAGCTCCATATATGGCTTCATCAATTGGTTAGATCTGTTGGAAATTGTAGTGGAATTGTTGTGTTGGGGAGTTCTGTTGGTGTAGTTCCAAGTGTTTGATGAAAACGCATGCCTAGGCTTTGTAATGAAGCGGAATCCTTTCGTCCTTGAACGGGAAAGTCCGTGGTTCAAGTCGAAAGGGAGAGATTAAGAATGCATTGCTAATTTGCCACAGCATCTATGAGATTTGAAGTTAATTTAGTACATTATCTGTTTTTGTCAATAAAAGTGATACTTGTTTCTATTCAATGTGATGGGATTTCTTATTTTCTAGATTTATAGCAAAGACTTGGTTTTGCCCGGTGTCGGTGGGGGAGGGTTTTAAACGCAGTATTCAAACAACGTTTGTTTCgatatgaatttttttgtttctgcaTCCGACTTTAAGTTTTTAGCATAATTGTATTGggtattatttttctatttaacAAGTTACACAATCTGATGCGATTTGTTTAATATCTCATTGGATCAGGTATTAAACTTCTGTAGTCATGATCATCTTCTGGGAAAGAAAAATGGCCAATTGTTGTAGAATCTAATACTTTTTCTCATATTATGCTTACTCCTCTAGTTAAGTAAAGAGGAAGTGTACTGAGACTCTCAAGGAAACTATGGAGTGTAATAAAGATGATGCGGTCAAGGCTAAGGAACTTGCTGAGAAGAAGTTTGCAGAAAAAAATTATGCTAGTGCTAAGAAGTTTGTTTTGAaggctctgaatttgtatcccGAGCTTGAGGGTCTCTCCCAAATGTTGACTATACTTGATGTTTACATCTCTTCGGAGAATAAAATTAATGGGGAAGCGGATTGGTATGGAGTACTTAGTGTTACTCCATATACTGATGATGAGACGATTAAGAAACAGTATAGAAAGTTGGCTTTCATGCTTCATCCTGATAAAAACAAGTCTTTTGGTGCAGAAGGCGCATTTAAATTGGTTTCAGAGGCCTGGAGTTTGTTATCAGACAAGGCCAAGAGGGTAGCATATAACCACAGGAGGAATGTACAAGGGTTTCAACAGGAAGCAGCGTCCAGTACTGGGGGTCCGTCAGTGCAACCTAGTGCAAGCACCTTTCAAAATTCTATGAATAGTGTCAGGAAGACTGTAAAAACGTCTCAACAGGAAGCTGCACACTGTAGTGGAGGTCCATCAACGCAACCTAGTGCAAGTACTTTTCAGAATGTTATGAATGCGAAGACCCAGCAACCTAGTGCAACTACCTTTCATAATGTTACGAATGCGAGGACTAAGCAACCTAGTGCATCTACCTTTCAGAATGTTATGAATGCAAGGACCCAGCATGGTCCCACCCTGATACCTTCGTGTGCAAAAGCTGCTACTTTTTGGACTGTTTGCAACCATTGCAAAACTCATTATCAGTATGTCAGGATGTATCTTCGTCATCTTCTTGTCTGCCCTAATTGTAGGAATACTTTCTTGGCTGTAGAACGGGCTCCACCTGCGGAGCTTTTCAAGGCGTCCAAAAGCTCTTCTTCCCAGCAGCATCAGAATTCAAGACAACATGCTGCTGGAGGTAACTCAAATAGTTCTGGAAGACACTGCGCTGCAACTCAAAATGTGGGAGCTGGGGGGTCTTTGGGTCCTAATTCAAACAACACAAACTTAAACCAGGGCTCTAACTCCAAAATGACTAGTATCAGTAGCACAGTTGCATCGGGTCATGTTGCTGTGGACGGGGGTCAGCAGACAAGTGAGAATGTAAAGAGAGATGCAGAGCAGAGACAGTCAATTGCTGAATGGGAAAGGAGTCAAAATTTGAATGGAAATCCTTCATTGAAAAAGAGAAGGATGGATGATCCTCATTTGAACGGCTATGATAAAAACAAGGCGAATCAAATGTCCATGGGAAATGGTGGAGCCGACTTGGGAGCTATATCTGAGTTGAGTAAAGGTAATGCTGGAACGAAAAGAATTTATGGTTTCTCTAGTACATACGATAGGCCTAAGGTCCTCAGAGAGGTTCCATATCCGGTAATAAAAAAAGCTCTGGTTGAGATGGCTCTAACTTCAATTCGCAATTTTCTTGAGCGGAGCTCAGCAACTGAAGCAAAGCAGGCAAACAAAGAGCAAGAAACTGTGAAAGTAAATAAGAAACAGAAGAGTGTGGGAAATGTTGACGCAAGTACAAACAGTGGTCCAAATGTAGAGGATAAGTCACCAATGCCGATCAATGTTCCAGATCCCGATTTTcataattttgacatggatCGAACTGAAAGATCCTTTAGAGAGGACCAAGTTTGGGCTGCATATGACGATGATGGTATGCCTCGTTATTATGCTCGAATTCAGAAAGTGATCTCCTTGAGGCCGTTTAAGATGCGGATCAGTTGGCTTAACTCGAGAAGCAACAATGAATTGGGTCCGCTGAACTGGGTAGGTTCTGGTTTTGCTAAAACCTGTGGGGATTTCTGGCCTGGCAAATATGAAAGTACTGGTACTTTAAATTCTTTCTCAAGCAAGGTTAATTGGACAAAAGGCAAGCGAGGGGTGATTCGTGTATTTCCTACAAAGGGGGAAATCTGGGCTCTATATAGGAACTGGTCCCCTGATTGGAATCAGCATACACCAGATGCAGTAATCAACAAATATGACATGGTGGAACTACTCGATGACTATACTGAGGAACACGGTGTGTCTGTCACTCCTCTATCTAAGGTTGCTGGTTTTAAAACAGTGTTCCGTAAGCACACAGACCCCAAGGAAGTGAAGAGGATTCCTAAAGAGGAGATGTTCCGTTTCTCGCATCAGGTCCCTAGTCACTTGCTTACTGGCGAAGAAGCTTATAATGCCCCAATAGGTTGTTGGGAATTGGATCCAGCAGCTCTCCCTTCGGAACTTTATCAAGTTATAACAGAAGCTCATGATGCACCAATGAAACAGAATGATGTTAAAACAGATGAAGAAATTCCAAAACCTCTACCAATGATGACCGACGACAGTGGTACATGCCAAGTTGGCCAAGGAAACTGAAGCTGTAAGCGCAGCACCCGTAGATTATGGACATTGCTAGAAGATAATACCAGTCGTCTGGATAGGTTTGGCCATTTTTGTTTATGCTAaccctttttgtttttgctatGACCCGTTGCAAATGTACATGCTGCTGCAGTATTTTGCAGCAATTGGTTAGCTGGCGGTGGTGataccatcttttttttttttttgcattttgtgGGAAATGAAAGGTCAGATGGTCATTGGTTTTAGGAAAGTTGAAAACTTTTGTATACTCATGCCTGATCTCTCTGAAGATCAGTTTTATAATTGTAGTTTGGAAAATGAAGGTTATTTTGCATCTTTCAGTGGACTAGTTACTGCATTAATATCTGCTTTTTCATCTGTGAACAATGATTTGGCACACAGATACATCTTCTGTGTAGCGCTGGGCATTCTTGCCCAAAAACCGAGAAATCGGCTGGACCGACATGGCTTTCCGGTTGCCTCTGCCGGTTTTGTTGGTTTGGCGATCGGTTCCTCTCACACGGTTGGGTTATCGAACTGTGCCCATCCCTTATCTGTAGTGGCTGAGCAGGTTTGGAATGGGCATCCTGGAAATCTTTTAGACTCAGATACGGGCCCACGCGCACAGTGCACAGTGCACATTTTTTCTGTTAAAAGCCCAATGCGTTTTTGTCATTGCACGTTTATGCGTACTTTTCGGCTTTAGAGTAAATAAAAGGAATTTTGACGAAAAactttcggtactgttcattttaacgaaaaattatatttttacattaaaaagtcaatcatagtactattcattttaccctctATTTTGTCCTTaacgttaaaactcaaagttttaaagctattttcattagttttcctttaaataaaccaaaagaaaaatcaattgaTGAACAGTAAACAAAGGCGTGTAGAAGCAGAAAGAGATTGCAGAGATTGCGGAAATCATATTCCTTCCGGAATCCTGATAAAGTgggatgtttttgttttggcaTCAGGAGATAAAGTAAACTGCTAAGTAGCAAAGGACACGTACAATAATAGAAGTTCAATGCTCTACTTgtcaaagaaaaggaaaggaaaaattaATCATCACATATATTTTGACACTATGTACGTTTTGACTGAACGCAAACATCTCCTGCTGTCGAATGTGTGCGACTGTGTCTACACATATGGTCTAAAATATTATTGGATTCATCGGGAATTATCAATATTTTTCACCAACGATTACGTATTTGTAAAGATTCAATATGTACCTTTACTGTCACAACAAAGTTACAGCTTATATCGGCATAAGGAGTTAATCACAATTAGCTGTATTCTCGTCATCCATAGCATCATTCTCGTCATCTATATCAGTCGAATCCAAGATTTCATTCAATTAAAGGAGAAAAATACCACTAATCAAACGCTGGTTAGTCGGATTTAAAAAAGAGTTTAATTAGAGATTTTGTCCGTGTGTAAGAACTCGGGAAGGAGACTTTGAATACTGGCGTGTCTTCGTGTAAGAGTTACATTACATACAGTCATCCATGCAACAATGCAAAGAAGTTTTACATTGCCTTGCATGAGACGGAGAATcttctatttatattatataattgatatatatatatatatatatatatatatatatatatatatatattataaataaggAGGACGACCAATATATGAATAATATATGAACATCTGTGTCAATTTTCATCGTCAAGTCATGTGGGTCGAAGACCATGCAAATGCTCGCAGCTCCAGAAAATTCCAAATTCTAAGGAAGGTTCGCACGAAAACTCCACCGTGCATGTCGAACCGTAATCATATACAATCTAAATTTATATGGTTCACATTCAAGGAACTTGCTTATTCTTGTCAAGAAACAATTGAACAACTAAAAGCTAGAGGCATTGAGCAAATTACTCATGCCTGTTCTCTCTGACGATCAGTTTTATAACTGTAAGGTTGTTTGGCATCATGGGTTTTAACTTTATTTACATCTTTCAGTTGACTAGTTACTGCAGTAATATTTGCCTTTTCATCTGTGAACCTTGATTTGGCACACAGATACATCTTCTCTGTAGCGCTGGGTATTCTTACCCAAAAACCACGAAATCGGCTGAACCGACATGGCTTTCCGGTTGCCTCTGCCGGTTTTGTTCGTTTGGCAACCAGTTCTTCTCACACGGTTGGGTTATCGAATCGTGCCCATCCCTTATCTGTTGTGACTTGGCAGGTTTGGAATGTGCGTCCTGGAAATCTTTGACTCAAATGCAAGCCCACGCGCACACTGCACATTTTTTTCTGTTAAAAACCCAATGAGCTTTATCTCATTGCACATTTATGCATATTTTTCGTCttatatcaaataaatcaaaatcaaaattaattgacaaaaataaacaaaggcGTGTAGAAGCTGCAGAAAGATTGCGGAAATCATCTTCCTGAATCCTGACAAAGTGGGATATATTTGTTCTGGTATCAGGAGTCATCAAGTAAAGTGCTAAGCAGCAAAGGACACGTACCAAAATAGTTCAATGCTCTACTTGTcaatgaaaaagaaaggaaaaaaaataatcacataTAATTGACACCATGTACATTTTGACTGAACACGAACATTTGCATCTGCTCTCGAATGTGTGTGACTGTGTGTCTACGAACATGGTCTAAAATATTATTGGATTCATCGGAGATTATCAATATTTTCACCCATGATTACGTATTTGTAAAGATTTCACAATGTATTATGACACGACAACATTAGAAATTATATCCACGTAAGGCAGTAATCACAATTAGGTATAGAATTCATCTCTTGTATCATTCTCGTCATTCATGTTAGTCGATTTTGAGActtcaaacaacaacaacaaaatcttaTCTCACTAAGTTGGATCGGCTGGATGAATTCTAAAACTGTGCTCGATTTTGCGCCAAGTATTTCATTTGTATGGATTACATAAATAATATGCATACACAAGCATGCATACGATGACAAAACAAGAGGGAAATAGGATTACACAGACCATGCCTCTGTGCAGCAAACAAGTACAACATGCATTCATGCAATATAAGTTTTTACGTGAAACTTACTTAAAAAGCCATTACAGAACTAGGTCATCTTCTACTTTCAGTACTTCAAAATATATCTCTGCTGTGAATAGGGTTTAGCGTATTTTGATAGAGTGGGGGTTATGGAAGCAAGGACATAACCATAGTATTTATACCATTAGGATTTTCATCACAGCCGGCCTAGTATTGGTTGTGAAAACCAAACCCTATCACTTGAGTGTTTAAGTCCCACCATGATTCTATATCTTCATAGTGAAATCTATCCGATTTCTTTAAGGTCAATTGCAAAGGATAAGACTCCATAATCCTTATTTCATTAGGACTATCAAATCACTTAAGTTGTTAACAACCCAATAGACAAGTGGCCTACAACATAAGTAATCCAATACATCATTCATTGTCATTCACAACCTTACATCATTAGTTCTTAGTACTCCATGTTTTTTCTTAtagtctctttccaagtcttcctaagTTCATCTACCCTTTTTGTCCTAAGCCTCAATCTCATAATCACATCTTCTAACTTGAGCATCTATAGGTCTTTAGTtgacatgtccaaaccaccttaaccgattttctcttatcttatcttatcttaaaTCGCAGTCACTTCTATTTTACCTCAGATATCATCGTTATTAATCATATCCTTTTTTGTGCACCCACACATCCAAGCCCCAACTAAAAAGAGACAAATACCACTAAATTAAAGGCTAATTAGTCGGATATTTAGAAAATAGTTAATTAGTGATTTTGTCTTTGTCTGTCTTCGTGTGTAAGGATTCAGGAAGGAGACTTTGACTCTCAATACTGCGTGTATTCGCGTAAGAGTTGCATTACATACAGTCATCCATGCAACGATGCAAATAAGCTTTGCATTGCCTTGCATGAGACGGAGAATCTTATATGTGTGAGACGGAGAATCTTATATGTGTGAGACGGAGAATCTTATatgtgtgtacacacacacacacacatacatatacatacaaggAGGACGACCAATATATGAATAATTT is a window from the Pyrus communis chromosome 16, drPyrComm1.1, whole genome shotgun sequence genome containing:
- the LOC137720872 gene encoding uncharacterized protein, coding for MECNKDDAVKAKELAEKKFAEKNYASAKKFVLKALNLYPELEGLSQMLTILDVYISSENKINGEADWYGVLSVTPYTDDETIKKQYRKLAFMLHPDKNKSFGAEGAFKLVSEAWSLLSDKAKRVAYNHRRNVQGFQQEAASSTGGPSVQPSASTFQNSMNSVRKTVKTSQQEAAHCSGGPSTQPSASTFQNVMNAKTQQPSATTFHNVTNARTKQPSASTFQNVMNARTQHGPTLIPSCAKAATFWTVCNHCKTHYQYVRMYLRHLLVCPNCRNTFLAVERAPPAELFKASKSSSSQQHQNSRQHAAGGNSNSSGRHCAATQNVGAGGSLGPNSNNTNLNQGSNSKMTSISSTVASGHVAVDGGQQTSENVKRDAEQRQSIAEWERSQNLNGNPSLKKRRMDDPHLNGYDKNKANQMSMGNGGADLGAISELSKGNAGTKRIYGFSSTYDRPKVLREVPYPVIKKALVEMALTSIRNFLERSSATEAKQANKEQETVKVNKKQKSVGNVDASTNSGPNVEDKSPMPINVPDPDFHNFDMDRTERSFREDQVWAAYDDDGMPRYYARIQKVISLRPFKMRISWLNSRSNNELGPLNWVGSGFAKTCGDFWPGKYESTGTLNSFSSKVNWTKGKRGVIRVFPTKGEIWALYRNWSPDWNQHTPDAVINKYDMVELLDDYTEEHGVSVTPLSKVAGFKTVFRKHTDPKEVKRIPKEEMFRFSHQVPSHLLTGEEAYNAPIGCWELDPAALPSELYQVITEAHDAPMKQNDVKTDEEIPKPLPMMTDDSGTCQVGQGN